From the genome of Methanothrix soehngenii GP6:
GTCCCGAAGGCTGATGAGCAGCCTCAAAGAAGAGAGGAGCCACTCATCGCCCCTGGATATGCGATCACATTTCTCGCCTGCTGCGCGGTCATCCTCTGGTCAGGGGTGGTGGGCGGCTTCAACATCACCCTTCTCCCTTCCTACGCCAAGGCTCTGGGCTTCTCCACCACCGATATAGGGCTCATCTATCTGGTCTATGGAGGAATCACTGCCATCTCCAACATTTACTTCGGCCGCCTGGCAGATCGAGGGAGGAGAAAATGGCTCATATTTCTGGGCAGCCTGGCTGGCCTGATCTCATTTGCGCTTCTCTTCATAGTCTCAAACCTCATCCAGGTACTGATCCTCTTTGCCGGCCTGGGTTTGGGCCTGGGCATATGCAGCCCGGCGGCTGCCGCACTCGTCGCCGATACCACCAATGCATCTCGGAGGGGGGAGACCTATGGCATCTTCAATACTGCCCGTATGTCCGGAGTGGTGGTGGGCCCTATCATGGCCGGGCTGGCGGCGGATATGCAGGGAATTGATGGCGCTTTGTATGCCTTCACTCTGATCGCCCTGGCAATAACTTTGGGAGCTGTTGCCATCCGGGAAGCAAAAGAGGATTCCGTAAATAGCAGGGAAGATGCCGATAGGCTCTGAAAAGGGTGACAGAAAAGACCTATTGAGCTGCAGGAGGGGTCAACTCCCGCCAGCCCGATTTCGGCAGCGATCCGTTCCAGTATCCTTATTGGCTCAAATTCGTCCAGGAGCCCTGGCCACCCACTCGGAATGAGGATTTATCTTTGGCATACAGCAGATTGTTCTCTGCATGGCCGTCGAAGGTGGGAGAGGCCAGGAAAGATGCGGTCCCTTTTCCAGCGCTGGTGATCATTATAGAGTTGGTGACATTTGTATAGTTGACCGGAATGGCACGCATATAGAAGTCCTCGCCCAGGGTGGAGTAATAGGTAAAACCAGCGATCCTGGTGAGGGCAGTGTCTGTGATATTGAAGGCGGCGTTGGCTGAATAATATTCCGATATCGGGAAGGATAGAGGATCGGTATAAAGCCAAGTCGTTCCCAGGGTGGTACTGGCCAGCATTAGGAGCACGGCAGCCGAAATGAGATGCTTTATCATGAACCGCCTTGCTTGCATGAAAAGGATTTAAATCTAACTGACGTTTGGAAAGAAAAATCGGAGGTGGGCATATTTCTCCTCTGCCCACCTCAAAAAGCTTCAAGCCAGCAGCCTTTGCATCCTTTCCGATCCAGAAGCTGCAGGCATTATGCTTATTTGCAGTCTCTTTGCCTTTCTATTCGATGTGCTGGCTCCTACCGTCTCACCATATCCTGCAGCATATAGCCCTGGCCCATGGCACTGTCATAAGCATTGGCTGGGGCATGCTTGCCGTCTCTGACATACACATAGACCCTATAGTTGCCAGCATCGGTGGGAGCACTGGACCAGGTCCACTGATTCTTAGCTGACCAGCTCTGCACGATCCTCCAAACATTGCCGGTGGAGGGGCCTTTCAGCCAGAACTGATAGTACAGTGGATCTTTATCTGCATCGCTAGCGGTTGCCGTCCACTTAACCGGAGTTCCAGCTCCCTGGGGGCTGGGGCGGTCGGATTTCAGAGCGGTCAGAACCGGCGGCTGATTGGAGATCAGCTGATAGGAGGAGCCCAGAGCGCTATCGTACCCGGTGTCAGGGTAATGCCAGCCGTCTCTGGCGTAGACGTAGACCGTATAGGCTCCGCCATCATTTGGCATGCTGGACCAGGTCCACTGGTTCGCCAGGGACCAGTCTTGAGCTATCTGCCAGACGTTGCCGGTGGAGGGGCCTTTCAACCAGAACCGGTAGTATATCGGATCTTTATCTGCATCGATTGCCGCAGCGGTCCACTTAACCGGGGTTCCAGCTCCTTGAGGGCTGAGGCGGTCGGATTTCAGAGCGGTCAGAACCGGCGGCTGATTGGGGGCCAGGATGAAGGGGGCCCCCACAGCGCTATCATATCCGGTCTCAGGATTATGCCAGCCATCCCGGACATAGACATAGACCGTATAGGCTCCGCCATCGGACGGCAGGCTGGCCCAGGTCCACTGATTCTTATATGACCAGTCCTGCACTATCTTCCAGCTGTTCCCGGTGGATGGACCCTTCAGCCAGAACCGGTAAAGCAGTGGCTCCATATCCGGGTCAGTCGCTATTGCTGTCCAGGTCACAGGCGTTCCTGCCTTCTGGGAGCTGGGTTTGTCCGATCCAAGGGAGATCAGAGTGGGGGGCAGATTC
Proteins encoded in this window:
- a CDS encoding MFS transporter is translated as MQITKDSGSLWPLYLAVFVAVLGFTLVVPFFPSYVMDLGASYTLLGFIISIYGASQLLVQVPIGRLSDRMGRKRLMLIGLMTFAVLPPLYIYAENAYTLLFIRALGGVGAAFVWPTAMALIIDQSRAHSRGAAMGFYNAAFYSALALGPFMGGALYDQMGLEAPFYFWTLLGIASIIIVTFKVPESRGIVPKADEQPQRREEPLIAPGYAITFLACCAVILWSGVVGGFNITLLPSYAKALGFSTTDIGLIYLVYGGITAISNIYFGRLADRGRRKWLIFLGSLAGLISFALLFIVSNLIQVLILFAGLGLGLGICSPAAAALVADTTNASRRGETYGIFNTARMSGVVVGPIMAGLAADMQGIDGALYAFTLIALAITLGAVAIREAKEDSVNSREDADRL